ATCATCCTGATTATCGCCGCGATCGCCATTCCGAACCTGCTGCGCGCGCGCATTGCCGCGAACGAGTCGTCCGCGGCCAGCGGTGTTCGCACCATCAACACAGCCGAAGTTTCGTACTACACCAACTATCCTCAGGTCGGCTATTCCCTGAACCTGGGTAACCTGGGTGATGCTGCCGGTACGTGTTCGACAGTCGTGCCGGTGCTCACAAATGCCTGCTTGATCGACAACAACCTGGCGCAGGACGGTACGCCGGCTGGCAGCGGCAAGAGCGGTTACAACTACACCTACCTTGGCGCCCCCGGCCCGGGCGGCGGGGTCATCAATACGACGTATCACGTCGAGGCCAATCCATTGACCGTGAATACGACTGGCGTGAAAGGCTTCTGCTCGATCGAAGACGCGGTGGTTCGTGCTCAGAACCCCGGACCGATCGCGGTTTGCAGCGCGGCAGTTCAGCCGTTGCAGTAAGCCCAAGCCTGCACGAGTGTAAGAGCACCGGAGCGATCTGGTGCTCTTCTTTTTGCCCTACAAAGCACAGTAGGAAGTTGGGTCCAAACCTAGGAACTCAGGAACGAAGGCTGGCTGCCGCCCGACGACAAGGGAGCGAGGGAGCAAGGGAGTCAGGAGCAGGTGGCTCTTGATGAATCGAGGCTTCGACTCAGACCCCAGAATGGCCAGTAGATTGCAACAAAAGTGCTGTTGAGAACGGACGGTTGAAGGACTGTGGGCATGCATAGAGTGAAAGGGTTTTCTCTCCTCGAATTGCTGATCGTGATCGCGATCATACTGATCATCGCGGCGATTGCGATTCCGAGCCTGCTCCGTGCCAAGATGGCTGCGAATGAAGCATCGGCGGTCAGCTCCATCCGGCAGATCAAAACGGCAGAGACTTCCTACTACACCAGCTATCCGAGCATCGGGTTTGCCACGAAGATCGCAGACCTAGGCGGGGTGGCTTGCGCACCTCCGACCCCGGCCTCCGCCTGCCTGTTAGACAACGTGCTCTCGACTGCAATTCCGGGTAGCGCTGGGAAGTCAGGATACTTTGTGAACGCAACCGGAATTGCGAATAATGGACTTAACTCTGACTTTGTAGCGAGCGCCGCGCCCATCAGTCCTCGTACCAGCGGCGATCGAGACTTTTGTTCGTCATCCGATGCGGTACTGCGGTTTGAGGCGGCGACTGGTGCGCCCCCCGTTACCACGGTTGCGGCGTGCAATGCCTTCCCGTCTATTCTCCAGTAGGACATTGTGCCGCTGCTCGTGTGAGCGCGAACCGATTACTTATGGCACTCAGGCTCTGCATTTCCACGCGGATGCCCTCCTAGGTTTGCTTATAATTTGCTGCGGGAGGAAGCTCCGAACGGAACCATGTCCGCGATCGAAACCAATGCGCTGGAGAAAACCTACTCGGTCGGCTTCTGGCTCAAAAAGCAGACGCAGGCT
The window above is part of the Terriglobales bacterium genome. Proteins encoded here:
- a CDS encoding prepilin-type N-terminal cleavage/methylation domain-containing protein, whose amino-acid sequence is MHRVKGFSLLELLIVIAIILIIAAIAIPSLLRAKMAANEASAVSSIRQIKTAETSYYTSYPSIGFATKIADLGGVACAPPTPASACLLDNVLSTAIPGSAGKSGYFVNATGIANNGLNSDFVASAAPISPRTSGDRDFCSSSDAVLRFEAATGAPPVTTVAACNAFPSILQ
- a CDS encoding pili assembly chaperone; its protein translation is IILIIAAIAIPNLLRARIAANESSAASGVRTINTAEVSYYTNYPQVGYSLNLGNLGDAAGTCSTVVPVLTNACLIDNNLAQDGTPAGSGKSGYNYTYLGAPGPGGGVINTTYHVEANPLTVNTTGVKGFCSIEDAVVRAQNPGPIAVCSAAVQPLQ